The Rhodamnia argentea isolate NSW1041297 chromosome 7, ASM2092103v1, whole genome shotgun sequence genome contains the following window.
ataattagcacattgcaCCTTTGgttacatcacttaattacaaacaagaatatatattatatatatagtaGATATTCATAGGTCTAAacccaaactaccaatgaaaaaaaatatatgaatttaaattataaaagcctTCGAGTGTTGAGACATTCCACCGGGGCAACTCTCTCGAACCCCCACACTTTTCGATTTTTGGAGAGTATGAGCCGCACCCCAACACTTTTTTCATCTACCCCGTCGACAAGGTCCCCGCTGGCCTTGGGCAAAGGTCGCTCCCACCGACCACCGGCCTCGCCATGGTTAGGAGAGATCCGACCTCACCATCTCCGGGCGAGGGCAAGGTTGAGCCTCCCCATGGctaggcgaggtcgagcctccgCAAGGGTGAGGTAGGATGACCTCACCGGGCACCTTTGATTGGTCACTAAGATCCGGCGACTcgatgaaggaagaagaaagtgaaggagagagagagagagagaaggaaaagacaaaaaagaaatttttgttgaaaaaatataaaatattagtGAAAATTGCTCACATTAGAGTCAACAGTGCCATGTTAGCGTTAGCCATGCCACGATAGCGATTTCCAATCAGAATTGATCGAAtgtactgaattgacataaatgtaaatgGTTTATGacacaattgacaaaaaaaaaaaaattataactgaattgacataattataattggtttatgacttttttgggtaATCCTGCAGGTCCTAACTGTTAGATCAATTAACACCGATCGGATGAAGTTCTACTGGGAAAAAGGTTAGGGGGGTTATcgcaaataataaaatatttatcgCCAGGGCATGATGTACCAATTGTCAGGTTTGGGgttgaaaaatacaaagaacgTCCACTTGTGGAAAGTGCAGTTTTCAAAGCGAGGGAATATAAACTTCCACATGTGGAAATTTATTATCTGCCACATGGTAAAAGACCCTGACTAGAAAATACTTGATTTGGCCAGCCTCCTCGTGATGCAAATTGCAAACCGCCCAGGTGCAGTTCACCTGAAATTTGAGCGGACACAAAAGAGCAAAAGGTGATGGACGTGGAATCAAAAGCCGTGAGGGAAAGATTCCTCATCGATGCTCAAGTTGGGATTGTCTGaagataatttattttaatgGTCACTTAggtatttctaatttttgtcaGATATAGTTCATGACTCTCTAATCAAAAACTGTACATTGAATAGACCAAATTGCTTCTTTTTGCAAACTCGTTTTGGGAATCTTGCATTCAGAGTTTGGGTGATGTGAATTTTAGTTGGTTTTGAGTATTTTGCATGGGCTGGAGAAATTATAATTTGAGGAGACTACGGAGTTTGGTGAATAGGGGCACGGCGATAATCAATGAGAACGTGCAAAGTGGTCTCCCAAGGTAAGCTTAAGTTATGTATGGATTTGGCGTTTCAAAGAACAAAGATATGTAGGTAATCATACGACGAAAGGCCAGTCATTTTTTTCGGCATTTTCCCATTTCAAAAAATCTGCTTGCTCTCCTTCTATTAAATTGAAGTTATGGATATTAGCCAGCAGTTGGCATATAGATATGGTCATAAATTAAGACTTTAGGATGTTTTGTTAATGTCTGTCATGCACTACAAGCAGGGCCATCTTATCTACTTTTTCATAAGTTACTGAATAAAGATGAAGGCTTCGAGtatttcctctccctctctcttgaagATTGTAGAATACTTGCGCGTTCTATCTAGTCTTCATTGACGATGCAAAAGCCTTTGCATTGGACCCAATTCTGGATTGAGCAACTtgcgattaaaaaaaaaaaaaaaagaagacaacagtacgagaaagaggaagaaaagggaaattttgGCTCTTTAAATATGAAGCAGATCCGAATTTAACAGCCTACTTTCTTAGTCCAGGCGTTATTGCCGGAACACCCAGAAAGTGAAAATCTTGAATGCATTAGGTCGACATGGGAGAATGCGCCTTTTAGATCACCTGGAGAGGTGGACTGGTCAAGGTGTGTGAAAACTGGTCCGAACATCACCTCACTgttaaattgaaaagaaagaccTACTTTGGTCatatcaaaaatcaaataatgtGTTTTGCCCTTGTGCTAATGCATCTATTGGTCAACTTGCGGACACTAGTTCCTTAAGTTTCGATCGTGCTTGTGCTGAGACACGGCTTGTTTTGAGTCTATTCTTAGCTGCTGATGGCCTCCGCAAGTCTCATCTCTTTTGGAGGAGTCGCACAATGCTTGCATTGCCTCCGGTTGTTTGGACTTGCTTTGATGACCCATACGAGAAGACAATTTGGTTGTTTCCACATTAGTGCAAGCCGTAACGAAGTGAAACAAAATGCCCGCCCTAAGCGTTGAGCCTGTGCCTTTGATGTGTAGGTTTTGACTACAATTTAAAGAGATCTTCAGAAGAACTTTCAGCTCTAATGACTCAGCAGAAATTACGCAATCACATAGAAAAAATTGAATAGAATCATGCTCTTTTGAAGGGTGCTCAATCCCTAAGCAACCCTCCATCCACGTGATGGCCAAGAGTCTAGTCAAATCAATCCTTAGTCCTTGCGTTTGGTCATTTGGATATTTAGCAATGATAAGATTTGGTATGATATGAAATTTAGGAATTTTGCTATTTCTTATTCACTGTTTGGTGAATCTCAATAATAATACTAGATATTTTCACATCCCATTTTATCTATCATTTGGTATGATATGCATATTGGCATAAATGAGGCTAAAAGTTGCACAAATGGAGATAGGAAGAATCTCTCATGACACTCTTGCCTacttctactttatttttattgcttattgtttttctttctcttttctgtcttttcttcaTGTAgatcttttttccccttccatcattctttaatgaaattttattaaatagCAAGCTTTAACAATATtcttaaaatactaaaatatcttaaatatgtaataaatgtaaatataaatagtatatatatgtaatttatataataagatagaaaaaaattaaagtatgtACATTAAGTATATATAATAATGAAATTgctgttattatttttttattattttgaattttttatattagaaatcaattattatttatattctaatactttttttaaattttattaatttaataaacttgttattcaagaaaaaagGCAACTTTTACATTGTTAATAATAGTTATTCATATTTATCCCACATCCCtatgtgataattttttccgGACTATATTCTTCTTATATTTCACTTTATTATGTATCGTGCTAGGTAGGCACTAAACATAGGATAAGATGAATTTTATCCCATCATGAATTTTATGCCGACAACCAAATGCTGAGTGGTGGGTAAAGATAAACCTTTTTACTGAAAATGGTTGTCGATACGTGCCTGGATTCCAAAAGCGCCCAGGAGCTTTTGTTGGAGGCATCTGGAAGCTCATGAAAGCTGAGCACAAGAACAAGGAAAGAAGAAACTTGTTAAAAGTTTCAACAAAGTGAAATCAAAATCTCTCCGGAGTACATTTCCCCAGAAAAAGAGTGTCAGCATAAGTTTTTTCTCCATCTGACCTCCAATCTTGGCTCCACCTGCACGTCCCACATTCGAAAATGCAGCGTATACATCATCTAAATGTAATAATTTCCCCTTGGGATTCTATGATTCATGTCAGCAAAGAAACGGGAACACCTTTACAAAGTGTACCAGCACAAGAAAACTATGAATAACAATAAAGTTGAGACCATAAAAAATCGTTCTTCTCACTGATCCATTTCGATTGACCAAGGAATATTACACACTCAATTCATTTTCCATGACAAGGAGCGAATTTTGCAGAGCTGCTGATCTTTTCTGCATTACCTAATCACCAGATAATTAAAAAAGGATCTAAAGGGATAGTCATACACGAACATGCATGATTTACTGTCCAGTTCTAGACTGAGAAGTGACAAAGCATCATCAAAACTCCGCCTCATTGTTATCGTTCTCATTCTTGttgtttgcttcttctttttccctgttCCACTGCTCAATTTTGGCCCGTCGCTCCGCACTACTTTCCCTGACTGGACTCCTGTTCCTCCTACCTCCGGGGCTTGCACTCCTTCCCCCGCGGTGCCCAGGGCTTCGGCTTCTCAGCTTTCTACCCCGATCATGGTGACGGCGATCTCTGTCATCATCTCGTCTGTTTGGACCGCGAGAGCCATGCGGACGGTTCTCGAAACTAGGCTTATGAGGACTTCGACTACGGCTGTGCCTGCGCCTACTTCTCCCAAATAATCGCCTTCTCAACTCCCTGAAAAAGAGGCGAACATCTCACTCAGTTCCTGTAATAAGAAAGTCTGGGTAGTATGGTTAAAAACGGACATCACCTGCTAATCTTTTTCAGATGCATAAAGTTGCAGTAACCGCCTCGATTGCACACATTTTCCTCATATTGCCTGCAAGTAGCTTCGCGAAAATCGGTCACTGGAGAGAAGTCAACGATGATGGGGCGCCCTGGTATGAAAGATATTCATGATCTCATGCATAGAGGATTAACAATATCATATGTGCAACACAAACATTCAGAAACACATCAAAGAAGCTTATGATACAGAACCAGTGAAGGAATGATGTCATAGCAGAGTAGCAGAAATGATTTTGGATAAGCGTAACAACCATAAAGCAAAAAACTTCTTTAAAACCTGGGTGTGACGGTAGCAGCAACATCATAAAACAGAATAAAGCCATGGCATAAATGATATCTTTCTGCAATGAAAATGACACTGAATTTAAGGAGAAAACAACTCAAAGTACACCATCATAAGCAAAGAGCCACCCAGCACATAGATTTCATTCTATCTCAACTTCTCAGTTGAAGATAAATCAACATTCATTAATCTGATTTTCATCCTTGGTAAAATATTAACTATGCCATATATACAGAGAATCACTTAGCAGATCCTTCGTCCACTTCCCTACAGCATTTAGCTTGTCAACATTCTGACACCCAATGCAGAAAGAAATACATCAGtggcaaaatgaaaaacaagaagaTAAAGGATCTAAAagcttaatataaaaattaaaactacTTATACAGGTGCATAATATATTGCCAAACGATAACATAaatcacaaaagaaaagaatgacagGGGAAAATGAGTCAAATTTGCCAGATGTGAGTTACCTGACAAAACTGATGTTCATCAGACTTTTCTAAGAAACGAGCATTTTAGTGTTATACGGCAAGAAAACTTTCCTCGACAATCCACTCGACCTAAACAGCTTTCGGGACCAAAACCTAATAACCTGAAAACAGACTAGTCAATTCAAGTGTCCAATATTTTAAGTGCATGTTCTAGTAGTTTTTGTCCCTCAGAATCTAAAGGTAATCAGGTTAAAACAAAAAGACTATTCATTAGGAATTATTAAGTACACTcatcacaacaaaaagtttgtgTCTGCTTACTCTGCTTGATCAGTAAATACACACATAGCCCCAAACAATAACAAGGGCACCAAATTCTAAAAATGATTTCGATCAGGGTGGATGGTAAAACCAATTCCAACAGAACAAAGTCCAATCATGATGTTTATTTTCGTGTAAGCCCATGCAATCGactgtcatatatatataacgtAAAAGTTTATCTATCTCTCAGGATATAACTCTCAGGCGAAAAGGTGTTACTCCACATATGGCGGAACACAATGCATTGGTGCGCGCTATTTATCATTGACAACATTATCTAGCATAtaaagaatttttcttttgtcaattaagaACCAGAGAGTACTGAGATTTGAACTCCCAAAGGGAAGCAAACCCACCAAACTCTATTGTTTGGGCATTGTCTACCCATGCAATTAAGGTTAGCGCATGTTCCTAAATTCGCTAGAATCTAAACCCTTGACCTACTTCAAGATCTCCTAAGGTTAAAGTCATTAAGAGCCACATGTCAATACTGTAATATCTTAAGCTCTAAAAAGACACCAATAAAGTAAACAGAGAAGCAGAGAAAGTTCGATATTACCCAGATGAAATAGCTAAGAACTAATTTGAGTAATTAAGCTTCTGCAATTTTCTCAATGCtcctgcattgcaaatacctaTCATACTAACTCTTAGCCACAACCATTGTTTCCCAGGACCATTTCTGAGTGGCTTATCCTGTCACAAATATGTAGCAATTGAGAAATCTATTCTGTCTGAAAATCTGCTAAAGGCTTAGCCAGCCTGTAGAAAGATAATGATCCACCTTTATGCACACAAAATTTTCACTGAGTTTTAATGCTATTGATTTAACTAGGACAAAGAAACTTCATAAGAACGAACGCATGccacatttttagaaattagagCGAAAACATTTAAATTCTTGGGAAATGCTCTAATGTGTCGGGCATCATAAGGGAAGAATTGGAGGGTGATTCCCCAAATCCTCCATCGGATTTGTTTTAGGGTTCCCCAAATCCTTGTTCCAATTCATTTTCATCATAATAATGGAGACTTAAACTGTTCATATGTAATATATGATATGTGGTTTCAATTTCTTTAAAGATCGAATGCGTTTCACGAACAGAAATATGCTTCTGGACAAATTCATTGCTGGCTAAGCTTTTAGCAGATTTTCAGACAGAATAGATTTCTCAATTGCTACATATTTGTGACAGGATACGCCACTCATCTGGCTAAGCCTTTTAGAGAAAGATATGCTCATGTTAGAGCTGACAATCAAAAACAGATTTCATTCAGAAGTTATTTAACACACAATGCAAGCAAACGATAAAAAATTCTAATGAGAATTGCACAATATTGAAAGCAACATGCCAGATGAGTGTACACGTTTCTCTGATCACTTCAAAAAGCAACGCTTGATAAGATGAGCAATGGGAGGAATGTAGACTAATTATCCTATATATAGTGCACACTTATTAGCTTAGAATGGACCAGAGTGAAACATCCATAGGTAGGCCGTAATATCTCTGTCTCAAGAGAATGCTTTCTTTTGAGCCTATACTGGCAATTTACAGGGTTGGCTGTGGGTGTATGAACTATAGAGAAACACCCTCCTTTTCCTCATAAAATAGAAATACCAATCAAGACCAGTAAGGGAGTAGCTCGCACAGGCACAATTATACATGTTAGAATTCACTAGTCCCATGCTTTGAGTTAACAGCAACCCATCTTCAATTTCAAGAAACAACAGCAGTTCTCACTAATCCACCATAGCAGAACTATACTCCACCGACCACATGTCCCGAACAAcccaaagaaagaacagagtcACCTTACACCCAAGACAAAGCAAATGAAGTAAGGGCCGAATCAAACCTGCATAAAACCTTCCAGTTAAATTCTGAACCGCATTGGCAGCATGTTCTTCCTCTCGGAACTGCACGTACACATTTCCAACCTGCACAAATAGAGACcattaaaaacaaagaaaacgaACAAACCCGAATCAACACTCGCACATCCTGAAGCACCACCGACAGAAAAATTACCATGTGGTCGGCAATATTGTCGCAGATATTTAAGTTCTCGATGTCCCCGTACTTGCTGAGCTCCTCAAACAAATCTTCGTAGAAATCCTAATCCAAACCACAACGAACAGACACCAAGCGAATACTCAGGTCGAGCTAAGACAGAACCGCGAATCacacagaacaaaaaaagaaaaaaaaaattgagagagatcGGACCTCGAAGTGGTCCTGGACCTTGCGGGGATCGAGGTTCTGAGCTTGGGGGTCGACGCCGGGGGTTAGCATGTCGGGACGCTGGTACATGTTGGAGAGGAGGATGGTGGGGCTGATGGTGGGCTTGGTGTGGAGCCGAGAGCAGCGATCGCCATGCCTGCAAGCTCCGATCTTGAAGTAGAAGGGGCAGTTCACTCTGTCCTTCTCGGTCCCGAAAATAGACGCCAAGTGCTCCGCCATTGACGCTCACGGATCGAGCTCCTGCAGATTCTTCTTTAGCTTGACGGGTGTGTtagctctctctcctctcctgcGGTTCTATTTCTCTGATCTAGGGTTTTCAGTTCTTGGTGCTTCTGATTGTATTTATCTCATTCATCGCAACATTAttgttaataataatttttctcgCGAAACTCCGACCAATAGGCAGGTTTGCCCGAGAGGTTAAGGGGGAAGACTTAAGATCTTCTGCACATAAGTGCGCGTGGGTTCGAACCCCACAGCCTGcactaatttttcctttttttttttttaaatctttttgagttttcttatttattgtaatgcagcccccacttctctctcccttttatgACTTCAATTCTAAAGTTCAGTTCATAGTTTTTTGCTTATTACATATCAATATGTCAATAATAAATGAAACcagtctgattttttttagttttgttaTAACTTTAATTctacaaatcaatcaaatatcTTTTTCTATGGCATGTTGGTAATTTGGTACGCCGTTCATAtgtgaaatttaaagaaatCAAATAGGAGGCATCGCCAATCCATCTAACAGAAGAGCACGAAAGCTCCCAAGAAGCTCATACTTAGATTCTACAATATCAATCAAAGTGTTTACACTTGCAGACACCTTCAATTTTTGCTGAAGGTCCAAAAACTCAATCGTTTGACCAAAACTTTGACTAAATTGTgtggattctttttttttgaaccTTAAAATGATAGAACTCTCCATAAAAACTCAATTTGCCCTAAATCGACAATCAAGTCAAAAGATATCATATTCTCTGATCATTGGACATGTCGGACATAGGACAAGTGAGGAAAAGGTGGTCAAAGCTCAAGCCACAACCGGTTAATCAAAATCTGAATTGACATGTCAAGGGCACACAACTTACCAAGAGAGGCATGCCCCGTACGATGAGAGAGGCGCGCCCCATCGTGAGGGCCACACACACCATACCTCCATAGGCGTGTCATTCAATTTGTGAGACGCACACCTAACATGAAGATATGTGCAGTTTATTGACATTTAAATTTTGTCAaccttttaaaagaattgactACCTTATTTTgtaatgcataaaaaaaattagaaattcatcCCGATCAGTTTATGTTTTCTTAGTAGGAACATGTAATAGTGCGAGACTCAAATAAACTTCATTTTAATTAGTCTAGTGTAGGATGGGTTTGAGCGGGGAGGAGGCTTTGGACTTAAATTGAATTTTCCAGATTGAGCCCAAGTGAGCATAAAATTCGGCTAGGCCCATTCGAGACCTATTGTGGCCGAGAATCACACATGCAATAACACTTGAGGGTAGACATGACCAAAATTTAACcggggctcggaaccggcccgttgactgaCCCGTTAACCGGGCCCAAGTTCCaaccaggttttttttttttttaaaaagggaggaggcccgggGAAAAAGTGTTATTGTGCCTAGGAATCGGTGGTTCCAAACCGGAACGGGAACCAGgccggaaccagcggttccaaactcggaaccggaaccggctcttcaagggccggttccggttccaccatttttaggaatcggaaccgccggttctcgaaccgtAACCCGCCAAGTCTACTTGAGGGGTTCGAAATAAGGGAACATTGCATTCTTTGATAAATTTTGGAGACAATAATGGGGATATTTTAATTACCTAGCATGGATATGCCGATACATTCTTTTAGCACCAAGTTAGGAAACAATGATTTGAAGAGAACTCTAATCTTATGCTTCAAGAACCGCGCCTTGCCACTACAACTAGCATTCCCAATGCTTCGTGTGCATTGGTGAAGTAGCTCATGAATGCAATGTAGTTCGATTTCTGACACATCCGTGCCTGCGAAACCCTAGCCAACTTCTGCAACCTTCAGTATCACGTCGGCAATGGCCTAGTGGCGTTGACAAGCTACCAGCAACCTCGGAAGATTTTAACTACGGTTCTTCTAGGTGATTCCAACAACCTTGCAGCGTTGGATCAGTCCCCAATGCGCACGACCAGCAGCCCAACGTTCCTCCAAACAACCATGCCCGCACGCTTCGGTGTTGCCAAGACGTTGGCGTGGCCATCCCATGACTTCTAGCAAGCTCGCCATGCCGGACCGGTCCTCAACAGCAGCGCCAACAGATTTCCAGCCTACTACTTCCATAGCTGATTCCCTTGCGGAGTTCCTCGGCGTCCTACGGGTTTTCCGACGATGGCCCAACAGCTTCGATGCGTCGTCGTCCGGTCCTCGTTTGTAGTCCCTTGCTATCGACCTCCTCAAGCTCCCAATGGTCCTTACCTCCAAGGTAGGTCATGGTTTGGTTCATCCTTAAGATGTTTCTGTATATTattttaagggttaatatcacaaaaaaccccaaactggtacacccgtgataaatttatcctaaatta
Protein-coding sequences here:
- the LOC115743561 gene encoding splicing factor U2af small subunit B-like isoform X2, with amino-acid sequence MAEHLASIFGTEKDRVNCPFYFKIGACRHGDRCSRLHTKPTISPTILLSNMYQRPDMLTPGVDPQAQNLDPRKVQDHFEDFYEDLFEELSKYGDIENLNICDNIADHMVGNVYVQFREEEHAANAVQNLTGRFYAEC
- the LOC115743561 gene encoding splicing factor U2af small subunit B-like isoform X1 — protein: MAEHLASIFGTEKDRVNCPFYFKIGACRHGDRCSRLHTKPTISPTILLSNMYQRPDMLTPGVDPQAQNLDPRKVQDHFEDFYEDLFEELSKYGDIENLNICDNIADHMVGNVYVQFREEEHAANAVQNLTGRFYAGRPIIVDFSPVTDFREATCRQYEENVCNRGGYCNFMHLKKISRELRRRLFGRSRRRHSRSRSPHKPSFENRPHGSRGPNRRDDDRDRRHHDRGRKLRSRSPGHRGGRSASPGGRRNRSPVRESSAERRAKIEQWNREKEEANNKNENDNNEAEF